In Senegalia massiliensis, a single genomic region encodes these proteins:
- the trmL gene encoding tRNA (uridine(34)/cytosine(34)/5-carboxymethylaminomethyluridine(34)-2'-O)-methyltransferase TrmL → MSINIVLLEPEIPQNTGNIARTCAATGSKLHLIRPLGFSLENKYLKRAGLDYWNLLDIYYYDSFEEFKQKNDSNKFFYATTKSSNSYTDMSFSNGCYIIFGKETKGIPEEILNENKEKAMRIPMIKNENARSLNLSNSVNIIAYEALRQINFPNMI, encoded by the coding sequence ATGAGTATTAATATAGTTTTATTAGAACCAGAAATACCACAGAATACAGGGAATATAGCAAGAACATGTGCAGCTACAGGTTCGAAATTACATTTAATAAGGCCACTTGGATTTTCTTTAGAAAATAAATACCTTAAAAGAGCAGGTCTTGATTATTGGAATTTATTAGATATATATTATTATGATAGCTTTGAAGAATTTAAGCAAAAAAATGATTCAAATAAGTTCTTTTATGCTACAACTAAATCTAGTAATTCCTATACTGACATGAGTTTTAGTAATGGGTGCTATATTATTTTTGGTAAGGAAACTAAAGGTATTCCTGAAGAAATATTAAATGAAAATAAGGAAAAGGCTATGAGAATTCCTATGATTAAAAATGAAAATGCAAGATCACTTAATTTATCTAATTCAGTAAATATAATCGCATATGAGGCATTAAGACAAATAAATTTTCCGAATATGATTTAA
- a CDS encoding Na/Pi cotransporter family protein, whose translation MKILIGVLGGLALFLYGMNMMGMGLQKVAGDKMKSLISILTKNRFIGVFVGALVTILIQSSSATTVMVVGFVNAGIMNLSQAIGIIMGANIGTTFTAQLIAFKLTDLAPLVITIGVAIWLFTSTKKYKEIAEVLIGFSILFMGMDFMKEALSPLQESQVFVDILSNLENPVLGLLAGFGLTVAVQSSSASMGLLLALASQDLITLEMALPILYGENIGTCTTALLSSIGASKTAKRAAIMHLLFNIIGTLLFMIILHIPIEYIVTNISDDPQRRIANAHTIFNITNVLIQLPFAGFIVMAAKKLVRGEDAEVAGLKYLDSRIIETPSIAVGMASREVLRMGKIVKENLNTAKKAFYNNDEKLTIKVFEEEKRINQLERDITEYLAELTRASLTYEQHGTLTTLLNTVNDLERVGDHADNMAELAQYRIDNKVKLSDSALDELHKMFENVEDAFALSLTAFKTADEKMARRVIEYESVIDKMEQNYRANHIKRLNDFTCNPTSGIVFLDTISNLERISDHSSNIALSIIDAIENKEVKQ comes from the coding sequence ATGAAGATTCTTATCGGTGTATTAGGAGGACTCGCCTTATTTCTATATGGTATGAATATGATGGGAATGGGACTTCAAAAAGTTGCCGGAGATAAAATGAAAAGTCTTATAAGTATACTTACTAAAAATCGTTTTATTGGCGTTTTTGTAGGAGCTTTAGTGACAATACTTATACAAAGCAGTAGTGCAACAACAGTAATGGTTGTAGGATTTGTAAATGCAGGAATCATGAATTTAAGTCAAGCAATAGGAATTATAATGGGTGCAAATATTGGTACAACATTTACTGCACAACTTATAGCATTTAAACTTACAGATTTAGCTCCTCTTGTAATAACAATTGGGGTAGCAATATGGTTGTTTACATCTACAAAAAAATATAAGGAAATTGCAGAGGTTTTAATAGGATTTTCTATACTTTTCATGGGTATGGATTTTATGAAGGAAGCATTATCTCCACTTCAAGAGTCTCAAGTTTTTGTAGACATATTAAGCAATTTAGAAAATCCTGTATTAGGATTATTAGCAGGGTTTGGATTAACAGTAGCAGTACAAAGCAGTAGTGCTTCTATGGGACTTTTACTTGCACTTGCAAGTCAAGATTTGATAACTTTAGAAATGGCGTTACCAATACTTTATGGTGAAAATATAGGAACATGTACAACAGCTTTATTATCAAGTATAGGAGCTAGCAAAACAGCTAAAAGAGCAGCAATTATGCATTTATTATTTAATATAATAGGGACATTATTATTTATGATTATACTTCATATACCAATTGAATATATAGTAACAAATATTTCAGATGATCCACAAAGAAGAATAGCTAATGCTCATACAATATTTAATATTACAAATGTTTTAATTCAATTACCATTTGCAGGATTTATTGTAATGGCAGCTAAAAAATTAGTTCGTGGTGAAGACGCAGAAGTAGCTGGATTAAAATATTTAGACTCTAGAATAATAGAAACACCTTCAATTGCTGTAGGAATGGCATCTAGAGAAGTTTTAAGAATGGGTAAAATAGTAAAAGAGAACTTAAATACTGCAAAAAAAGCATTCTATAATAATGATGAAAAATTAACTATAAAAGTTTTTGAAGAAGAGAAAAGAATAAATCAATTAGAAAGAGATATAACGGAATATTTAGCTGAACTTACTAGAGCATCATTAACATATGAACAACATGGAACATTAACTACACTTTTAAACACTGTAAATGACTTAGAGAGAGTTGGTGATCATGCAGATAATATGGCAGAGCTTGCTCAATATCGAATAGATAATAAAGTTAAATTGTCCGACAGTGCATTAGACGAGCTTCATAAGATGTTTGAAAATGTAGAAGACGCATTCGCATTATCCTTAACAGCATTTAAAACTGCTGATGAAAAAATGGCAAGAAGAGTTATAGAATATGAATCTGTAATTGATAAAATGGAACAAAACTACAGAGCAAATCATATTAAGAGATTAAATGATTTTACTTGTAATCCTACATCAGGAATTGTATTTCTAGATACAATAAGTAATTTAGAAAGAATTTCAGATCATTCTTCTAATATAGCTTTATCAATAATTGATGCAATAGAAAATAAAGAAGTAAAACAATGA
- a CDS encoding DUF362 domain-containing protein encodes MKSKVYFIDFKADKEQDNIHNKLKRLFDKAGIKKILSKQDITAIKVHFGEKGRHAYLHPTFARQIVDKVKEYGASPFLTDTNTLYTGSRTNSVIHIKTAIENGFAYPVVNAPIIIADGLYSKNSIDVEIKQKNCKTAKIAGDIYNANSMVVLSHVKGHGMAGFGGTIKNLAMGCASASGKQIQHSDAKPSVSKDKCISCGICSRNCPVDAIDVEDKANIEHDICIGCGECTTVCPTRAIEVKWETDSNVFLEKMAEYAYGAVKNKKEKVAYFNFIMNVTPLCDCVPWNDVPIVNDIGVLASFDPVAIDKASIDLIDKAVGNKDSKLSHNHTNGDDKFKSIHNIDGKKILNYCQQIGLGSLNYELIKVK; translated from the coding sequence ATGAAAAGTAAAGTTTACTTTATTGATTTCAAGGCAGACAAAGAGCAAGATAATATTCATAATAAGTTAAAGAGATTATTTGATAAAGCAGGAATAAAAAAAATATTAAGCAAACAAGATATTACAGCAATTAAAGTTCATTTTGGAGAAAAAGGAAGACATGCTTATTTACATCCAACATTTGCAAGACAAATTGTAGATAAAGTAAAAGAATATGGAGCAAGTCCATTTTTAACTGATACCAATACTCTCTATACTGGTAGTAGAACAAATAGTGTCATACATATAAAAACTGCAATTGAAAATGGATTTGCATATCCAGTAGTAAATGCACCAATTATAATAGCTGATGGATTGTATAGTAAAAATTCTATTGATGTAGAAATAAAACAGAAAAATTGTAAGACAGCAAAAATTGCAGGTGATATTTATAATGCAAATTCTATGGTTGTATTAAGTCATGTAAAAGGACATGGGATGGCAGGATTTGGAGGAACTATAAAGAATTTAGCCATGGGATGTGCTTCTGCAAGTGGTAAACAAATTCAACATTCAGATGCAAAGCCATCTGTATCTAAAGATAAATGTATATCTTGCGGGATATGTTCTAGAAATTGTCCAGTAGATGCTATAGATGTAGAGGACAAGGCAAACATAGAACATGATATTTGTATTGGGTGTGGAGAGTGTACTACAGTTTGTCCTACAAGAGCTATAGAAGTTAAGTGGGAGACTGACTCTAATGTTTTCTTAGAAAAAATGGCTGAATATGCATACGGTGCTGTAAAAAATAAAAAAGAAAAAGTAGCTTATTTTAATTTTATTATGAATGTAACCCCATTATGTGATTGTGTACCATGGAATGATGTACCTATAGTAAATGATATAGGAGTACTTGCATCATTTGATCCAGTTGCAATTGATAAAGCAAGTATTGATCTTATAGATAAAGCTGTAGGAAATAAAGATAGTAAGCTTTCTCATAATCATACTAATGGTGATGATAAATTTAAATCAATACATAATATAGATGGCAAAAAAATATTAAATTATTGTCAACAAATAGGACTAGGTAGCTTAAATTACGAACTAATAAAAGTTAAGTAG
- a CDS encoding GrdX family protein — MTEYIITNNPLVHKKYNEKFKVDYLEISYMKVLKYVRDKIHVGHKLLTHPLSGSIKPNETPYKSIIISKETNTLDIESLMVIEDSIVTADKFINKIGNRKYDENSLEDFKIVDLSLIDNCVKK, encoded by the coding sequence ATGACAGAGTATATAATAACTAATAATCCATTAGTACATAAAAAATATAATGAAAAGTTCAAAGTAGATTATTTGGAAATATCATATATGAAAGTCTTAAAATATGTACGAGACAAAATACATGTAGGACATAAGTTATTAACACATCCTTTATCGGGTAGCATCAAGCCTAATGAGACACCATATAAATCAATTATAATATCTAAAGAAACTAATACATTAGATATAGAGTCATTAATGGTGATAGAAGATTCCATAGTTACAGCAGATAAATTTATAAATAAAATTGGAAATAGAAAATATGATGAAAATTCTTTAGAAGATTTTAAAATTGTAGATTTATCATTAATAGATAATTGTGTTAAGAAATAA
- the trxB gene encoding thioredoxin-disulfide reductase: protein MNKIYDVIIIGAGPAGLSAGLYAGRAKLDTLILEKEKAGGQIVTTEELENYPGSIEDPTGPKLIARMVEQVDSFDVERKIDEITEIDLEKEIKVVKGSKGEYQARSVIIAAGAKPRLLGSPGEKELTGKGVSYCATCDAAFFEDFDVYVIGGGDTAVEESLFISKFARKVTIVHRRDELRAAKSIQEKAFKNDKIEFIWDTEVKEIKGDGIVESMVLRNKKTGEETEIVANEDDGTFGIFVLVGYLPQSDLFKNVIDMDDRGYLLGDENMHTNIDGVFVAGDIRQKSLRQVVTATSDGAIAAIQAEKYIGENFEE, encoded by the coding sequence ATGAATAAAATTTACGATGTAATTATAATTGGTGCAGGACCAGCTGGTCTTTCTGCAGGATTATATGCAGGAAGAGCAAAACTTGATACTTTAATATTAGAAAAAGAAAAGGCTGGAGGACAAATTGTAACTACTGAAGAGTTAGAAAATTATCCAGGTTCTATTGAAGATCCTACAGGACCTAAGTTAATAGCTAGAATGGTAGAACAAGTAGATAGCTTTGATGTAGAAAGAAAAATTGATGAAATTACAGAAATAGATTTAGAAAAAGAAATAAAAGTAGTTAAAGGAAGTAAAGGTGAATATCAAGCTAGATCTGTAATAATAGCAGCTGGAGCTAAACCTAGACTTTTAGGATCACCAGGAGAGAAAGAACTTACTGGTAAAGGAGTTTCATATTGCGCTACATGTGATGCAGCATTTTTTGAAGATTTTGACGTATATGTAATTGGTGGAGGAGACACAGCAGTTGAAGAATCACTATTTATATCTAAATTTGCTAGAAAAGTAACTATAGTTCATAGAAGAGATGAACTTAGAGCTGCAAAATCTATTCAAGAGAAAGCATTTAAAAATGATAAAATAGAATTTATTTGGGATACTGAAGTAAAAGAGATAAAAGGTGATGGTATCGTTGAATCAATGGTACTTAGAAATAAAAAAACAGGTGAAGAAACTGAAATAGTTGCAAATGAAGATGATGGTACATTTGGAATATTTGTATTAGTAGGATATCTTCCTCAAAGTGATTTATTCAAAAATGTAATTGATATGGATGACAGAGGTTACCTATTAGGTGATGAAAATATGCATACAAATATTGATGGAGTTTTTGTTGCGGGAGATATAAGACAAAAATCTCTTAGACAAGTAGTAACTGCTACATCAGATGGTGCAATTGCAGCAATTCAAGCTGAAAAGTATATTGGAGAAAATTTTGAGGAATAA
- the trxA gene encoding thioredoxin TrxA, with protein sequence MLEVDKKTFEEEVLEAEGYVLVDFWGKSCEPCKALMPHIEELEEKYADKIKFVKLDTSSARRLAIKQKVLGLPTITIYKDGEKQDELTKEDAKPGKIEEMIKKYI encoded by the coding sequence ATGTTAGAGGTAGATAAAAAAACATTTGAAGAAGAGGTTTTAGAAGCAGAGGGTTATGTATTAGTAGACTTTTGGGGTAAAAGTTGTGAACCTTGTAAAGCACTTATGCCACATATTGAAGAATTAGAGGAAAAATATGCTGATAAAATCAAGTTTGTAAAACTTGATACGTCTTCAGCTAGAAGACTTGCTATAAAACAAAAAGTATTAGGTCTTCCTACAATTACTATCTATAAAGATGGAGAAAAGCAAGATGAGCTTACCAAGGAAGATGCTAAGCCAGGAAAAATTGAAGAAATGATAAAAAAATATATATAA
- a CDS encoding glycine/sarcosine/betaine reductase component B subunit encodes MRLELGNIHIKDVQFGEETKVDNGVLYVNENELKNLLLEDENITNISIEMARPGESIRITPVKDVIEPRVKVEGSGGIYPGVLSKVGTVGSGRTHVLKGAAVVTTGKIVAFQEGIIDMKGPGADYTPFSKLNNVVISIDVKEDLKQHEHEKALRMAGLKASKYLGEAGKDIEPDEVNEYETLPLLKSVEKYPDLPKVAYVQMLQSQGLMHDTYVYGVDAKQTLSTMIYPTEIMDGAIISGNCVSACDKNTTYHHLNNPVIHDLFEKHGKEINFVGMIITNENVYLADKERSSDWSAKLAEYLGLDGVIISQEGFGNPDTDLIMNCKKIEDKNIDTVIITDEYAGRDGASQSLADADPKADAVVTGGNANETIELPPMDKIIGHVNVVDTIAGGFDGSLKEDGSIFVEIQAITGATNELGFNKLTSKGY; translated from the coding sequence ATGCGCCTGGAATTAGGTAATATCCATATTAAGGATGTTCAATTTGGAGAAGAAACAAAGGTTGATAATGGCGTACTTTATGTAAATGAGAATGAGCTTAAGAATCTATTATTAGAGGATGAGAACATTACTAATATTAGCATAGAGATGGCTAGACCAGGTGAAAGCATTAGAATTACACCTGTAAAGGATGTAATTGAACCTAGAGTTAAGGTAGAAGGTTCTGGAGGAATTTATCCAGGAGTATTATCAAAGGTAGGTACAGTGGGTTCAGGAAGAACTCATGTCTTAAAGGGAGCAGCAGTCGTAACAACTGGTAAAATAGTTGCTTTTCAAGAAGGAATTATAGACATGAAAGGACCTGGAGCTGACTATACACCTTTTTCTAAGCTAAATAATGTTGTTATTTCTATTGATGTTAAAGAAGATCTAAAACAACATGAGCATGAAAAAGCACTTAGAATGGCAGGACTTAAAGCTTCTAAATATTTAGGAGAAGCTGGTAAAGATATTGAACCAGATGAGGTTAATGAGTATGAAACTTTACCACTTTTAAAAAGTGTAGAAAAGTATCCTGACCTTCCAAAAGTTGCATATGTACAAATGCTTCAAAGTCAAGGTTTAATGCATGATACATATGTATATGGTGTAGATGCAAAGCAAACTCTTTCTACAATGATTTATCCAACAGAAATAATGGATGGAGCAATAATTAGTGGAAATTGTGTTTCTGCTTGTGACAAAAATACAACTTATCACCACTTAAATAATCCAGTAATTCATGATTTATTTGAAAAACATGGAAAAGAAATAAATTTTGTTGGTATGATCATAACAAATGAGAATGTTTATCTTGCAGATAAGGAAAGATCATCTGATTGGTCAGCTAAATTAGCAGAATATCTAGGATTAGATGGAGTAATCATTTCTCAAGAAGGTTTTGGTAATCCAGATACTGATTTAATCATGAACTGTAAGAAGATTGAAGATAAAAATATTGACACTGTAATAATAACAGATGAGTATGCGGGTCGTGACGGAGCAAGTCAATCTCTTGCTGATGCAGATCCTAAAGCTGATGCTGTTGTAACAGGTGGAAATGCTAATGAAACTATTGAATTACCACCAATGGATAAAATTATAGGTCATGTTAATGTAGTAGATACTATTGCTGGTGGATTTGATGGAAGTCTTAAAGAAGATGGTAGTATATTTGTAGAAATACAAGCAATAACTGGTGCTACCAATGAATTAGGATTTAACAAGTTAACTAGTAAAGGATATTAA
- the grdA gene encoding glycine/sarcosine/betaine reductase complex selenoprotein A, which yields MSLYDGKKVVIIGDRDGIPGPAMEECLKSTEAEVVFSSTECFVUTAAGAMDLENQKRVKDITEKHGAENVIVVLGAAEAEAAGLAAETVTAGDPTFAGPLAGVQLGLRVYHAVEPQFKNEVDEEAYEDQIGMMEMVLEVDEIIEEMKDIREEFCKFDD from the coding sequence ATGAGCTTATATGATGGCAAAAAAGTTGTTATTATAGGGGACAGAGATGGAATTCCTGGTCCTGCTATGGAAGAATGCCTAAAATCAACAGAAGCGGAAGTTGTGTTCTCATCAACTGAGTGTTTTGTCTGAACTGCCGCAGGAGCAATGGACTTAGAAAATCAAAAGAGGGTTAAAGATATTACTGAAAAACACGGTGCAGAAAATGTAATCGTAGTTTTAGGTGCTGCTGAAGCAGAAGCTGCAGGATTAGCTGCAGAAACTGTAACAGCTGGAGACCCTACATTTGCTGGTCCATTAGCAGGAGTCCAGTTAGGACTTAGAGTATATCATGCTGTAGAACCACAATTCAAAAATGAAGTAGATGAAGAAGCATATGAAGACCAAATTGGTATGATGGAAATGGTTCTTGAAGTAGATGAAATAATTGAAGAAATGAAAGATATAAGAGAAGAATTTTGTAAATTTGATGACTAA
- the grdB gene encoding glycine reductase complex selenoprotein B: MSKLKVVHYINQFFAGIGGEEKADYKPEVREEVVGPGMELAKRLGDEAEIVATIICGDSYFNENLEEAKSEVLDMVKKYDPDLFVAGPAFNAGRYGVACGTITAAVKENLNIPVLTGMYEENPGADMFKKDVYIVKTKNSAAGMRKAIKTMVPLALKLAKGEEIGSPKEEGYMPRGIRRNYFADERGSKRAVDMLIKKLNNKEFETEYPMPSFDRVDPNPAVKDITKAKIALVTSGGIVPKGNPDHIESSSASKYGKYDIDGVQDLTSETYETAHGGYDPVYANEDSDRVLPVDVLRDLEKEGKIGELHRYFYTTTGNGTAVASAKAFAEEFSKELLADGVDAVILTSTUGTCTRCGATMVKEIERAGLPVVHICTVVPISLTVGANRIVPAVAIPHPLGNPSLESNDEKAIRRDLVERSLKALETEVDGQKVFE, translated from the coding sequence ATGAGTAAATTAAAAGTAGTTCATTACATTAACCAGTTTTTTGCTGGTATTGGTGGTGAAGAAAAAGCAGATTATAAACCAGAAGTAAGAGAAGAAGTAGTAGGTCCTGGTATGGAACTTGCTAAAAGATTAGGTGATGAAGCTGAAATAGTAGCTACTATAATATGTGGTGACTCATATTTCAATGAAAATTTAGAGGAAGCAAAGTCTGAAGTTTTAGATATGGTAAAGAAGTATGATCCAGATTTATTCGTTGCAGGCCCTGCTTTTAATGCAGGTAGATATGGAGTAGCATGTGGTACTATAACTGCTGCTGTGAAAGAAAACTTAAATATTCCTGTATTAACTGGAATGTATGAAGAAAACCCTGGTGCAGATATGTTTAAAAAGGATGTATATATAGTAAAAACTAAAAATAGTGCAGCAGGTATGAGAAAAGCAATCAAGACAATGGTGCCTTTAGCTTTAAAACTTGCTAAAGGAGAAGAAATAGGTTCTCCAAAAGAAGAAGGCTATATGCCAAGAGGTATTAGGAGAAATTATTTTGCTGATGAAAGAGGATCAAAGAGAGCTGTAGATATGCTCATCAAGAAGTTAAATAATAAAGAATTTGAAACAGAATATCCTATGCCTAGTTTTGATAGAGTAGATCCAAACCCAGCAGTTAAGGATATAACTAAGGCTAAAATAGCATTAGTTACTTCTGGAGGTATAGTACCAAAAGGAAATCCTGATCATATAGAATCATCAAGTGCATCAAAGTACGGTAAATATGATATAGATGGTGTACAAGACTTAACATCTGAAACATATGAAACTGCACATGGTGGGTATGATCCTGTTTATGCTAACGAAGATTCAGATAGAGTACTTCCAGTAGATGTATTGAGAGATTTAGAAAAAGAAGGAAAAATCGGAGAACTTCATAGATATTTCTATACAACTACAGGTAACGGTACAGCGGTTGCAAGCGCTAAAGCCTTTGCAGAAGAATTTTCAAAAGAACTTTTAGCTGATGGTGTAGATGCTGTTATATTAACTTCTACCTGAGGCACCTGTACACGTTGCGGTGCAACAATGGTAAAAGAAATTGAAAGAGCAGGACTACCAGTGGTTCATATATGTACAGTAGTTCCTATTTCATTAACAGTTGGAGCAAATAGAATTGTTCCTGCAGTTGCAATACCTCATCCACTTGGAAATCCAAGTTTAGAAAGCAATGATGAGAAAGCAATTAGAAGAGATTTAGTTGAAAGATCATTAAAAGCTTTAGAAACTGAAGTAGATGGACAAAAAGTATTTGAATAA
- the grdC gene encoding glycine/sarcosine/betaine reductase complex component C subunit beta yields MSFSVIKGTGYVLVHTPDMIMHNGTTQTTERHVNPDSDYLKKVPGHLRSYDEVVSYPANQTYIGNITPEELRGYKLPWFDKKVENADRYGKFGEIMPQDEFLGLMKIVDVFDLVLLENSFTDDVREKLVKHPLITDELINKLKAGEEIATIEKEINENHAEALYNNGEIIGCVKRAHDIDTNLNAHVILENLVVKASGVLSMLNLLNKNEINPEDIDYVVECSEEACGDMNQRGGGNFAKAIAEVAGCVNATGSDTRGFCAAPTHALIEAAALVQSGVYDNVVIVAGGATAKLGMNGKDHVKKDMPILEDVLGGFAILISKNDGVNPIIRTDLVGRHTVGTGSSPQAVITSLITNPLDKGDLKITDIDKYSVEMQNPDITKPAGAGDVPTSNYKMIAALGVKRKELEKKELMNFVNDHGIPGWAPTQGHIPSGVPYVGFARDEMLDGNMNKAMIVGKGSLFLGRMTNLFDGVSVVIEKNSGTVDEESSVSEEKIRGMVAEAMKDFAAHLLK; encoded by the coding sequence ATGTCATTTTCAGTAATAAAAGGTACAGGATATGTATTAGTTCATACACCAGACATGATAATGCATAATGGTACTACTCAAACTACAGAAAGACATGTTAATCCAGATTCAGATTATTTAAAAAAGGTTCCAGGTCACTTAAGAAGTTATGATGAAGTTGTAAGTTATCCAGCAAATCAGACTTATATAGGTAATATTACTCCAGAAGAATTAAGAGGTTATAAATTACCTTGGTTTGACAAAAAAGTTGAGAATGCAGATAGATATGGAAAATTTGGAGAAATAATGCCGCAAGATGAATTTTTAGGTCTAATGAAAATAGTTGACGTATTTGATCTTGTTTTACTCGAAAACTCTTTTACAGATGATGTAAGGGAAAAGTTAGTTAAGCATCCTCTTATAACAGATGAATTAATTAATAAATTAAAAGCTGGTGAAGAAATAGCTACAATAGAAAAAGAAATAAATGAAAATCATGCTGAAGCTTTATATAACAATGGTGAGATTATAGGTTGTGTTAAAAGAGCTCATGATATAGATACGAATTTAAATGCACATGTAATACTTGAGAATTTGGTAGTAAAGGCATCAGGTGTACTATCAATGTTAAATTTATTAAATAAAAATGAAATCAATCCTGAAGATATAGATTATGTTGTAGAGTGTTCTGAAGAAGCATGTGGTGACATGAATCAAAGAGGTGGAGGAAACTTTGCAAAAGCAATTGCAGAAGTAGCAGGATGTGTAAATGCTACGGGTTCAGATACAAGAGGATTCTGTGCAGCACCAACACATGCTTTAATAGAGGCTGCAGCACTTGTTCAATCGGGTGTATATGATAATGTTGTAATTGTAGCAGGCGGAGCTACTGCAAAGCTTGGTATGAATGGTAAAGATCATGTTAAGAAGGATATGCCTATATTAGAAGATGTATTAGGTGGATTTGCAATACTTATAAGTAAAAATGATGGAGTTAACCCTATTATTAGAACAGATCTAGTAGGAAGACATACAGTAGGAACAGGTTCTTCCCCACAAGCAGTTATAACTTCATTAATTACTAATCCTTTAGACAAAGGTGATTTAAAAATTACAGACATAGATAAATATTCTGTAGAAATGCAAAATCCTGATATTACAAAACCAGCAGGTGCAGGAGATGTACCAACTTCAAATTACAAAATGATAGCGGCATTAGGCGTTAAGAGAAAAGAATTAGAAAAGAAAGAACTAATGAATTTTGTAAATGATCATGGTATACCAGGTTGGGCTCCAACTCAAGGGCATATTCCATCAGGAGTACCTTATGTTGGATTTGCAAGAGATGAAATGCTAGATGGAAATATGAATAAAGCTATGATAGTAGGAAAAGGAAGTTTATTCTTAGGTAGAATGACAAATCTTTTTGATGGTGTATCTGTTGTAATTGAAAAAAATAGTGGTACAGTTGATGAAGAATCTTCAGTATCTGAAGAAAAAATAAGAGGCATGGTAGCAGAAGCTATGAAAGATTTTGCAGCACACCTATTAAAATAG